A segment of the Crassostrea angulata isolate pt1a10 chromosome 10, ASM2561291v2, whole genome shotgun sequence genome:
ACCTCCTAAGGCATATAAAATGTCTATAGAGATCTGACCAGCCGTCATGTTTATTTCTGGATACATACTATACTTACTTTTCCTTTCAACATGAATCCCATCACACTTCCCCCGACCAGTAACAGCAGCACCAGGATGAGCACGCCGCCATACTGCAAACATCATTAACACGGCATCATTAAACATCCTCACTCACACAGAGAAAGCGGCGTCAACCGATCGTCGCTATGTTTTATTTGTATACCTAATCCGGGTACTTACAAATCCTAGGACGAACTTCTCTTTCTTCATGGTCCCGCAGCACCCACAAAAGGCCAGGACGAAGACAGCCCCGCCCCCACAGGTCAGAAAGTAGGCCATATACTCCAGGtggaaaatgttgaaaaggGCAGACAACTCCCTGGCGTTGTAGTCCTTCACCAGCAGCCATATCCCTGACCCTACCACACCCGACCCTAGCACCTGCAAAATTATGTACAGGTCAcagattttcttaaaattcactaaatttcCTTTTGGGTATTAAATGTATACAAAACAGTGCACATCTATACAATGGAACACTAATTTGAGAAGATAAAGTTTAATGGTCAAGGCCCtatttagatttatttaaaaagtaatgCAGATAAACATTCACAAAATaaatctttcttttcaaaaaagagCTCTATATGGAAATATAGCAATCAATTTAATCCAAATGATACACTGTATTCTAAAGCTGAACTTGTATTTCAATAAAGTGGAACTtatgttgttcttttttttcttagaaaaattatgtttaattttgttgGCAGATCTCGTAGAAATTTCAGCCTCCCTAAAGTCGTATCAGAGTTGTTGTATTGGTCTAATACTAGTCTGTTATGTATAGGTCTACTCTGTACAGTATGATCGCATCGAACTCTGGCAAAGCATATTGCAGGCATTGAGTCATCAATAATATATCGGTACATGTAGCGGCATTGTAGaagttttttttcatctcgaattcttgataacaaataaaacaatgtcTACAAATAGAATGATAGGGGAATAAGTCCATCAATGTTGCAAGTagttttgttcatttatttttatacgctTTGTACATATACACGTTACATCTTAAATATTTATCTTGCGATCACGCCGAGGAGATCTGAAAGCTTATTACATCTTGTTTGTGTGATTAACTTTCGTTTTGTTTGACAGCTGTGGGGTCAGTGAGACCGTATTACGGGGCAAGCATTCCGCAGTGCTCGTCAATGAACTTCCGATGGATCCTTCACACGACCCAGGAAGGTGGGACACTCGACATCTGTCTCCGTGGTATTTGAGCAGGAATGACGGCATAGGGACGGACTAACTTCATTATCACCACACACTAGTTTACGCCGCAAGAGAGATCGAGTCGTCATGATCTAATTACTAGTATCCCAAATCGAacacgtttgtgacgtcactttatttgaaatataaattataaacacTGCCATGTATTTTacaacttgttttaaaattatcaattaaccattaagcaaaaaaaaaaaaaaaagacgcaGGGAAAGTGTTGGACCTAAGATGGAATGTcaaattttctttgattttactTGAAACCAAAAGCTACAAATATGACGGGCTTTGACGTACAGAGTGATGTATTTGTATATAGGGGACGAGCGTGGAGATGAGTTCATTGGCGCTCAGAGTGATGTTGACACAGAGACAATGGCAGCTCGACATTGCATCCGTTCGTGTTTGTCCGGCAGAAGAGGACACTTGATCTTCCCCTACGAGGAGAGTCCATTGATTGAGTGATTGCACATAAATCGTGTTTGGACTCTCCACTTCActtattcatatttaatgaCATATGACATAATCCCACTATCAGGGTCCACGATAAAAGTCACGTGACGGTGGCCTCAGCTATTCATTATGCCACTGTCTCGTAATTTTGGGGATTCTAATGCCGGCTGGTCCCCTGGAGACCACATCCGAATCAATTTATGACGTGAAAGTTCAGCAAAAACAAGCGGGAATTCCACATTCGCCCCTTCTGTACGAACTGTTTCTCGTATCTCACGCTTAGACAATTGATTTACTTCAAGGAGTTGTCAGAAACAATTTAAGGTATCTTCTTCAGAGAGAATCTACGTGCATAAAATAATTGAGGAACACAGCTAAGGGCTCCGCGGCTTGACACATTTACGAGgtgaaaataaacacattttcaaaatatcaattctCGTTAACTTTGAGAATCACGGGAAGAtgactttttaaagaaaaaatattgaattctcATTGGTTTGGAAGTCACGTGTTCTGTGATATGcataatacatatgtacataactACATACACATCAGatggaaaaagaaaagaaaaacgttcaaacaaacattaaatatatatagctTTATCTCAAGACGCTAAAGAATTAgtctttttaatacattaaattttaattaacttcACGCATTGAAGCCTCAATTTCTTCACCagaattttttctttgtattcaatatatataatttggaTACACTTTTTTCGATccctttgaaaatttctttttagattttaaaatcaaataaataatctTCATCTGAGGAATATATACTTCGGTGTGCTTTTATATGACTgaagaaaaaatccttttccTATCCCTTGAAGATAACGTATAAATAGATTTGTTgaaaattctttatatttaactTAATGTTGAAATTATAATCATTTGCGCACCATTTATAAAACTTATCACTTTATAAGGAACACATGTACATccttagctgcaataatgtagccctctcccgatttttttttttttttttttttttttgggagagggctacaactccataggatctccgtaatggtgcaagtgcgggagtgattcactcccgcaacgatttcgtctcaaatcgtatataaatgacaataacatctgcatttcttacctgaactcaaataTTGTggatgtctatggcataaattaatccaaaaatatcaagtatagtccatatatcggttatttttcgtgtatgtcaacaacgcaagttgaatttgtccgccatgtttactgaccttgaccggttttattttgggacagccaatgagaatttaggagcggatcttgaactgaatataggaattcccctattttaaacataattaacgcggtaaatatgaattttcctttatataccatttccttaaatgattttttagtgatagaacgaggtaagatcgattattCACACTGACATTCAtgttatcaagcccatcaaaactccaagcgtaaatcccataaaatcacgcgagaactgtcatggctgctgaaaaagacgactggtaaacatgctgatgtgttttatctggttttgatttatatacggttagtttgttcaacctgaattaaaaaatcattttatctaaaggaagtcaaatataaaatcgatcttttcagaccgaagtcagtcgcattaaaaaattaattttgcaccattacggagatcctatggaattgtagccctctccagtaaacatcagatataaaaaatcggagagggctacattattgcagctagtaCATCCTCAAAGTAACAGAAATGTTCCATAGGTACTTCAAAACTTTGTGATCATacattatgatgtcataattgAGACATGTTTTGGTGTTTGAGTGGGACCGGATATGCGTCACTTGACGATGGCAAATTTTCATCGAAATTCGTAATTTCCtaattttgaatatatcttCCTAAGTTAAAGATGACGacgacgtcatttttaaactgcAGGAAGTGGCGTCGGAATTCTTATTCAATAACCCTGTATGAGGAAATGAGATGTATCTGAATGAATGTACAATAGATGTATGCCTTATTGGGTCCCGCATTGTCATTCTGCTAGCTGTCAGCCGTTACTAGACCTCTGTACCGATGATCGCCATGTCTGTTCAAGTCGCCATCAGTCATACGGGGACGTGATAATTGAAGAACCCCCTCCGCCGGATaccaaaagaaaacaataaatctGAAAATGATTACAAAAGAATATCCGAGCGGAAAACGGAGGCCCGTgtaaagaaatgatttaataaaatgtCAGAACGGTGTGCTGAGACAAGGAAATCCATCACTCCGGGagattaattaaaatatcacaTATCCCCAAACTTCGTGCTCAGACCCAAAAGAAGCGAATGCACGCTACCGGTACTATTTGTAGTTGCCGGGTCCGGACCAGAAATCAATGCGGCCTCAACAAAGACGAGACTCGTATAGTTGTCATTAAAACCTACACCTGCTAAGTTTTCTTCTTTGTCCTGTTAATGAAGTTTTTATTGCTTTTCGGATTAATTCGGATTTATATGTGTTGCGGGACTAATACTGAAAACGACCCGAAATGACTTGCCCATTTAAAATTCTGCTTATCAAGTCgcacaaaattagcaaaatctttatcattggCATTTGACGACAATAGCTACGAATCTCATTTCCATAAAAcgataaaattgataaaaataattgctGCACAATGAATAGGAATGCATTAATACAAGCACTgaaattactcatttttttATCTAAGCTCGTCATTTTATCTAATCGATTTTGCAAGTTAGATATAAAATTCTGTGAGAGAAAAAGTATTCGTGTTAGACAAAAATAAGAACATCAATGATTTGGTTGCaactaattaataattaattaataattcatgTTATATTGGCGTCTTGCTGGATCTATAAACCTTTGATAGTTTGAAGGAATAGCGAGTAGTTTCCTCGTAGTTCGATGAAACAGAGAACTGTCCGAACGCGCTCATTGTATGATCGTTTTCTCCGCTAAAAATAGAGATACGGGCCAAATAATAGAGGGACCCCTGGGACTTTATATACCGGGCGCGGCGTTATAGTATATTgaattatcatattatttattcCAGTGCTGTAGGGATATTTATAGAAAACAACCAAAGACTCATAGTCCGCAAAATGATAGCATTAGAAAATCTTGAGGGACCCATCATGTTGCCAAAAAGCCCAAAATATTTCGAAGTGCAGTTGCACGCCGTTTATAGTTGCTACGTCATACAAAAttactctgaaaaaaaatactatcgAAATCTTCCAAGAAAGAAGAGAACAGAGAATAACAAGTTCTGTTTCACTAGTATTATTCAGATACTCGTCCTAAAGGGGGAAAAGGTGCCACAAATAATTACGGCAGATAATAACTGTGGAAGGCTAAAATTAATCACCTATAATAACTCTGAAAATTAATTACGACGTCCTTTCCCTTGAAATCGTTCACCCTGTTTTCACTAATACGCGCAATCACTCAACACTTAACGTGAAACGTCAGAAAAAACGGCAATAAAGCGGAATAAACCACACTCCAAATGAATATCTTCCCCTGATTAACAGCATGTGATGGGATATAGGAGGGACTAAAATTCAAACCCACCTTGGAGGTGTGTGGCCCAAGAACCGATCAACTTAAAATCTAATCGAGCTCCGCAGATTTgtcattttcatgattttattttggaaaaagtACTATTTGGACTTTGACAAGTGTTTATAAATCGATTTCTATTCTGCTATCATTTAAATCTTCATCGTTTTCTAATCTAAGGTTCTTTTGATTCCGATCACTTAGTCATGGTGAATCTTTTGAGAAAAGGAAAATTATTACTGTAGCAGACAGAGATTCGAACACttcttaaataaacaaaaacattcgtGAAAagcatgaaaattaaatttacttcAATTTGTACACCTAACAATACTAACAGTTCTACTTAACAAAATCATATCATATGCACTTAATCATAACCTTATTCTCTACATGAGCATTTAACGTGAAAAATCACGTGAAGAGTGTCTATTCACGTGAAGAGTGTCTATTCACGCGTGATTAATAAACACAATAACCTGCTGTGGAATAATTTCGTTTCTGGTGAAGCCACTTACCAACAGAAACACGTTGTAACAATGAAGAACCCCCGCCAGGTAGTGGAAACACCGGTCTTTTTTCCTCCGCGCCGCCCGGATGTGGATCTTCCGACTGTGCGCCGCTGACCTCTGTGACGTGTCATTCGAGGTCATGCTGTATTTCTTCTGATTTGTACTCTTTTTCAGCGgctgaaaagtaaaaaaaaaattattattatttttttttggggggggggggggggggttctatagtggttttctttttatcttaaatgaatcagtaaaaaattgatagtttatcaatatatctaTGTACATTCAAagttaaaatgttatcaatttaaacttatcaataactgttatataagaagtaaaaaaaagtataattgaTCGATATATATATACTTCTAGTTCAAGACATACGGTTCGATATTTCTATTATACGTCATTtcgatagatagatagatagatagatagatagatagatagatagatagatagatagatagatagatagatagatagatagatagatagatagatagatagatagatagatagatagatagatagatagatagatagatagatagatagatagatagatagatagatagatagatagatagatagatagatagatagatagatagatagatagatagatagatagatagatagatagatagatagatagatagatagatagatagatagatagatagatagatagatagatagatagatagatagatagatagatagatagatagatagatagatagatagatagatagatagatagatagatagatagatagatagatagatagatagatagatagatagatagatagatagatagatagatagatagatagatagatagatagatagatagatagatagatagatagatagatagatagatagatagatagatagatagatagatagatagatagatagatagatagatagatagatagatagatagatagatagatagatagatagatagatagatagatagatagatagatagatagatagatagatagatagatagatagatagatagatagatagatagatagatagatagatagatagatagatagatagatagatagatagatagatagatacaaGTAGATTACCCAGGTACATATATcttattgttttcaaaaaatgtatatcTCAGACTGAttgttgatgtaaaaaaaatatgagtaaACACCCTTTCCCGTCAAGGTGTGttctatttgtataaaaaaaagatgaatcaAGTATTATTTTCTCCATTCCGGTGGTGTATAAATTCTGCCATAAacgttaaaaataaataatactatGAGTACGCATGTAATAAAACGTCGCGCTATTACAACACCGTCATATCGCATTTCATCAGAACTGCgctgttttggttttttttttatcacggGAGTGGCTTTGCCTCGGCGCGTTATACAGGGATTTAGGGCAAAAAATCCCCGATCTCGTCAAGACTGCATACAAATGCACCGGTCGACAATCTGCtgtcaaattcaataaaattagagaaaaatgcGAAAAATCAGACACTGAACAAGGGAGCGCTTCCTCTTTAAATGCCCGCCTGTTCAGGGCAGATGTTGAGAAAGGAAcaattcttatttaaaaattcgGCAGCAAGTTTCTGTGTGTCATCAATGCTTCATTTCTAAGTGGCTCAAATAAATACTGGCTACAAATGTAGAGACGAGCGCTCAAGTGCCCTCTCAACAAATACCATTTACACTAGTGCATGGATATTTCATCATTTGGTAGCTATTTTTTctctgttcattttttttcttaaactttccATTGGCATGATATTTCGGGAATGGGCTTCATAACAGTTATACACACACTGGTTTGTACTTTTgagatggaaaaaaaaaattaacctatCGTTTTAAATCAACCCAATGGCCAAATTGACAGTTGAGCGATTACTGTTCCACAGTTTATTGGTCCATAGTGTTCACCCGAGGAATATTTTGAATGCGATTTGAtctattaaaattgaaaaacaaaaccaaataaaaatattgtgtagTCCTAGGCccttaaaataaaaagacaaaattaattaaaaagttaatGTAAATGATAAACAGCGAAGTCTGGCGCGTTTTGAGGTAAACCAAGACTTACACGTTCTAGAGAGTCTGTGGGTCCGAGTGACCGCTGGATGCTGGCCTCGCAGTGCCTGACCAGGTTAGCTACCTTGCCGGTGGTCAGTTCTATCGACTGGTTTAACTTCGACGTCATTACTCCTCTGTGACAGAGCTTGTGACTGAGGCGCTAAATCACACGCTGTACGACGACCGGATGTTGCTCGTGAAGAATCAAGCCTTAATAGTACATTCCCTTTGGATTACGACATGTGCCTGGGCCATGTATGAGTTGAGACCTTACGCAATAGTGATTCCTTCCCAgataatttattgaatttgccttaaaatgttaaaagacGTATTTACTCTTTAAAAACGTCACGATATTAAAAGAACGTAGAAAAAAGAGTTGGCCAGGTAACGGAGACACCTTTCTGCACACTACACCGAAAACGACACAGgtgtgaaatcaatgaaatcacTGCTTGTCACTTGTATAGAAAGGGGGTCAGCGTTATTTTGGTATAACCACGCAATTAATTTATcttcaaaattgtatttaataaatgtgaaaatttacgtACATTTTCATCATCTTTATCGAGTTCATAGCCCTAGTCAGTGGCCGAGAGATGTgttttcagtgaaaaacaaatcCCAACAAATTGTtttcccatatatatatatatatatatatatatatatatatatatatatatatatatatatatatatatatatatatatatatatatatgtcacatttttctttacttgacaAGTGGTAAACATCGTCATCTCGCCTAATTCAAACCATGCCCTTAAGGCCCTTTACAACGGGACTCATCAATCAGCGATCTTATTTAAGGAAGGAGGGCGTGAACCAGTTTAATATACCACCACACTAAATGTTTATACCCACAACCCCTCCCTTGGGTCTTGCAAGTGGTCACTCACATCTCGTTATCATAAAAACTACTTAAACCCAGATACAGTCAATTTGAAATGTCGACTTTAGGGTTCAGTCAGAATTTTGTCATTAAGCGAGCGTAGACCTCTGCCACATCACGAGttcttctctctttttttaaacagatttaaaaACGCAACTTTGACCAGATCTCTTGACCCGCGAGAGTTTAACATCCGGATTGTTAGTTCACTAGAAGGGTGCAAACAGGAGACGCCGACTCAGTATAAGATAGTCAATATCACCGAACCATAAACAGACCAACGTGTAATTGTTTCACTAGGTTTAActtaaattgttaatttcagCTACTATCAATATAAGCATCAGTAACATCATCAATCTTCAATTCTACTTTCAATGAAACGAAACACTGACAAAGGCACTTGCAATAAATCAAAAGCTCCATCAATAGCGCCTGTATCACGGTGTTGACACAGTCCCCAGCTTGATTGACACCA
Coding sequences within it:
- the LOC128167915 gene encoding tetraspanin-18-like isoform X1, giving the protein MTSKLNQSIELTTGKVANLVRHCEASIQRSLGPTDSLERPLKKSTNQKKYSMTSNDTSQRSAAHSRKIHIRAARRKKDRCFHYLAGVLHCYNVFLLVLGSGVVGSGIWLLVKDYNARELSALFNIFHLEYMAYFLTCGGGAVFVLAFCGCCGTMKKEKFVLGFYGGVLILVLLLLVGGSVMGFMLKGKVSILDEDIKLHFIRTLEVQYGVDTSKNPENNLITDAWDAMQRTLKCCGAYGDQDSLTSWAFYRNTDWYVKRPTHIMYPFVPKSCCVPGKNEYDCQGIRNEFNGYPVKPPPPARGTIQNPNLYQEGCYDKAIEYIKQHSLYITLACAIVPILLLVGIIVSCYMCCTVKNDDDEDDDEEENEAHV
- the LOC128167915 gene encoding tetraspanin-18-like isoform X2; its protein translation is MTSKLNQSIELTTGKVANLVRHCEASIQRSLGPTDSLERPLKKSTNQKKYSMTSNDTSQRSAAHSRKIHIRAARRKKDRCFHYLAGVLHCYNVFLLVLGSGVVGSGIWLLVKDYNARELSALFNIFHLEYMAYFLTCGGGAVFVLAFCGCCGTMKKEKFVLGFYGGVLILVLLLLVGGSVMGFMLKGKLDEDIKLHFIRTLEVQYGVDTSKNPENNLITDAWDAMQRTLKCCGAYGDQDSLTSWAFYRNTDWYVKRPTHIMYPFVPKSCCVPGKNEYDCQGIRNEFNGYPVKPPPPARGTIQNPNLYQEGCYDKAIEYIKQHSLYITLACAIVPILLLVGIIVSCYMCCTVKNDDDEDDDEEENEAHV